Below is a window of Lagenorhynchus albirostris chromosome 11, mLagAlb1.1, whole genome shotgun sequence DNA.
ttattattttttaacgtttttacattaaattaatCATGCACTAATTAATTCAAGGTACACCTTAATCAAGTCGGCCATAAATGCTGAATAAGAGAACATGCTTCGAGCTCCAAAAAGTTACTGTTCCCAGCTGACTAACATAGGTACTTAAATACAGTACTTTATTTACTAATAAAAATAGTTCGTAAATGAAGGAGTGCACTTTTGGTGAACGCAAATGAAGAAGGATCTATTTTTAGAAGAATCGATTCCAAAGTAAGCTTACCCTCTATTGTCTGCGTTAACGTTCTCGGCATGCGATTGTAAAAGAAATGATGATCAGACTCAAACATGCTTACACTTAGTTTCATTTGTGCTCTGTTGCAATAAGGAGGCAAAGGTTTTACatccagttctggaggccggggTTCAGGGTGCAGGACTGGTGAGAAAAGACCCATTGGGCGCATCTGCAGTTGAGAATCGTAGCAGCACTGCAGATGGATCAATGAATTGCATTCAGTGATCATTTTTTCTTAGAGAAGAGTTTGAATCAGAAGGAAAGGGGGCAGAGGGAAGAATCCCTACAGACCAGGCCCAGTATCAGATTTCTAAGGTGCTTGGTGAACCAgtcttaagtaattttttttttcaccttggaATATGCAGTTCGGTTGATCAAAGTAAAAACATCTGTTCGTTGCCCGTTTCGGCTGGTGTATCATGTTACGCGTAATACGTCTGATGCACCATCTTAAAATGCGCTGTGCAGTTTGCCAGGATTTCATATCGGAGTCccatgcaaattttaattttatatttctaagcgATCATCTGATTCTtagctaaaggaaaaaaaaaattttaaagaagccaCCACGGATTAAAAACGGGGAAGCATGTGAACCTTATTTTACCTAGACAAGTTCATGGACTGAGTGATTTTAAACCAGTTTTAGAAAATACActctcttttcccattttttaatacaATGAAAATAGTTTCTCTTTTCATGGCTCCTGAAGGCTTCGGGTTTGCCACCCCCCAACATTGGCAATGCAACAATGCATTGACAGTTCGAGAGAGCATTCAAAGACTATTTAGTGAAGTATCTACAAGGAGTGACCTGGGTCACTgggggtttggtttggtttggtgttTTAAGTCTTTCAAGCTGCTAAGTGGGGGCTTTTTAGTTTCTTTGCTTTTGGCTTTTTAAACATCAGTCAGTAGCTTGCTCTTATTAACGCAGTTTTGGTCAGCTGCGGTGCAATTACCAGTTCTGACATTGGCCTGTCTAAAGTGGGCTATGCTATTATTCATATCCTCTTCGATCTCCATGTACTCAGATTTGCTGATGGTGGAGGAGCTGCGCCGACTGAGGTCACTGTCAGAGGCTAAATTAGGGGCGCtgacgtggagcaactgagcctgctcTTCCCCCTCGGTTTCTCGGTGGTAGAAATAGTTGAAATTGGACACAATGACAGGTACGGGCAGGGCAATTGTCAGCACACCGGCGATGGCACACAAGGAGCCCACGATCTTGCCTCCAATTGTCACAGGGTACATGTCACCGTATCCCACGGTGGTCATGGACACCACCGCCCACCAGAAAGCGTCGGGGATACTGGAAAAGTGCGACTCAGCTTCTTCCGCCTCGGCAAAGTACACTGCGCTAGAAAACAGTATGACCccgatgaaaaggaaaaagataagcaGCCCTAGCTCTCTCATACTGGCTTTGAGGGTCTGGCCCAGGATCTGGAGGCCCTTAGAGTGGCGGGAGAGTTTGAAGATTCTAAAAACCCTTACCAACCGGATGACCCTGAGGATGGCCAGCGACGTGGCCTGCTCGCCCTTCTGGTTCCCCTCCTGCTCAGCTATCTCGGTGCCCAGGGTGATGAAGTAGGGGATGATGGCCACGATGTCGATGAAGTTCATGATGTTTTTGAAGAAGTCCGTCTTGCTGGGGCAGGCGAAGAAGCGCACCACCAGCTCGAAGGAGAACCAGATGATGCACAGGGTTTCCACGATGAAGAAGGGGTCCGTGAAGATGTTGACGCTGTAGACCACCGTGGTGTTGTCGAGGCGGTGGACGGTGCCCGTGAAGTCCTTGTCATCCTTCAACTCGGGCAGCGTCTCCAGACAAAAGATGACGATGGAGATGAGGATGACCATGACGGAGACGATGGCGATGACCCGGGCGGGCCCCGAGCTCTCGGGGTACTCGAAGAGCAGCCACACCTGGCGCTGGTACTCCTTGTCGGGCAGGGGGCGCTCCTCTTCCTTGATGAAGCCCTCGTCCTCCCGGAACTTCTCCATGGCCTCCTCGCCCAGCTCGTAAAACTTGATCTCTTCGGAGAACATGTCCAGCGGCACGTTGACCGGCCTCCGCAGCCGGCCCCCCGACTGGTAGTAGTAGAGGATGGCGTCGAAGCTGGGCCGGTTGCGGTCGAAGAAGTACTCGTTCCTCAGCGGGTCGAAGTAGCGCATGCGTTTCTTAGGGTTGCCCAGCAGCGTGTTGGGGAACTGCGCCAGCGTCTTGAGCTGCGTCTCGAAGCGCAGCCCGGAGATGTTGATGACCACGCGCTCGCAGCACTCGTGGTCGTCGTGCTCGGCCGGCCGCGGGTAGCTGCCGTCCTGGGGGTGGCCCGGGGCGGCCGAAGCCTCGTCCACGTTCTCTCCCGACATCACCGTCATGGTGGAGgcagggggcggcggcggcggcggcgggagacCCGGGGCGGgcccggggcggggaggggcgagggaggcggggtggggggggacccGCGCGCCCCCCCCACCTGCGTGCGCGGCTCCCCCGAGCTCAGGGGGCGGGGCTTCCGAGCCAGCAGGTGGAGGGATCTGCCACTTGGAGACCGT
It encodes the following:
- the KCNA1 gene encoding potassium voltage-gated channel subfamily A member 1 — translated: MTVMSGENVDEASAAPGHPQDGSYPRPAEHDDHECCERVVINISGLRFETQLKTLAQFPNTLLGNPKKRMRYFDPLRNEYFFDRNRPSFDAILYYYQSGGRLRRPVNVPLDMFSEEIKFYELGEEAMEKFREDEGFIKEEERPLPDKEYQRQVWLLFEYPESSGPARVIAIVSVMVILISIVIFCLETLPELKDDKDFTGTVHRLDNTTVVYSVNIFTDPFFIVETLCIIWFSFELVVRFFACPSKTDFFKNIMNFIDIVAIIPYFITLGTEIAEQEGNQKGEQATSLAILRVIRLVRVFRIFKLSRHSKGLQILGQTLKASMRELGLLIFFLFIGVILFSSAVYFAEAEEAESHFSSIPDAFWWAVVSMTTVGYGDMYPVTIGGKIVGSLCAIAGVLTIALPVPVIVSNFNYFYHRETEGEEQAQLLHVSAPNLASDSDLSRRSSSTISKSEYMEIEEDMNNSIAHFRQANVRTGNCTAADQNCVNKSKLLTDV